In Natrinema amylolyticum, the DNA window GGCGAGCACGCCGGGGCCGAAGACGACCGTCGGGGCGTCGGCCGCGAAGTAAGAGGCCTCCGTCGCCGCGGTGAACGGACGCACCTCGCCGCCGGCCGCAGCCGCGAGGATATCGACGACCGGTGCGTCGGGGTCGGTCTCCCACGCCTCGAGGAACGGCGTCGGCCGATCGGTAAAGCGGAACTCGAGGCCGACGCCGTCGGGTACGGCGGCCCGCAGGTGGGCGGTCAGCGCCTCGCGGAACTCCTCGGCCGTCTCCGGCGGGACGCTCCGCCGGTCGACCGTCAGCGCGCAGTCGGCGGGCACCTGATTCGTGGCCTCGCCGCCCTCGACGACGGTCGGCGTCAGCGTCGCCGCCCCGAGTTGGGGGTGGGCCGGCGGCGCATCCGCGCGGTCCCCGAAGGTTCGGATCGCCTCGAGCGCCTGCTCGAGGGCGGCGACGGCGTTGGTCCCCGTTTCGGGTTCGGCGGCGTGAGCGTTCGCTCCCGAGAGATGGATCGTCCCCTGGAATCGCCCCTTCGCGGCCGTACAGACGTCGAGATCGGTCGGTTCGCCGACGATCACCGCGTCGGCGTCCCGCGTGGGCGACTCGTCGCCTGAGACGAGCGCGTCGGCCCCCGTCGAGAGCACTTCCTCGTCGGGCGTGATCGCGAGCGTGACGCGGCCGTCGGTCGGCTCGGTCGCGAAGAACGCCGAGAGCAGGGCCGCGAGCGGTCCCTTCGCGTCACAGGAGCCGCGACCGCGGACGACGGGGCCCCCCTCTGCCTCGGGGGCGTCCGCGTCGCGCTCGTAGGGAACGTGCGGCGAGACCGTGTCGATGTGGGTGTTCAAAACGACGTGCGTCTCGGCCTCGCTCTTCGTGACGCCGCGACTCGCCAGGACGTTCCCGGCGTCGTCGACGTGAGGCTCGATCCCGCGATCCGCGAGCGTCTCGCAGAGGAACTCCCGCATCGGTCCGACATCCTCGTGGGAAGGGAACTGGACGGCGGTCTCGAGGAAGGCGATGGGATCGAACGCGCCGTCGCGCTCGGCTTCGTCGGCGGACCCGGCCCCCGTCACAGTTCGACTGGGGAGTGGACGGCCACTTCGCCGTCGAACTCGTGTTCGACGGGGCCGGCGAGCGTCGGCCGGCCGCGATCGTTGAAGCTCACTCGGAGGTCGCCGCCCGGCGGGCTGACGTCGACCGGGTCGGCGTCGGTGAGGCCGAGGCGACGCGCCGCGACGGCGATGGCGACCGCGCCGGTGCCACAGGAGTCGGTCTCGCCCTCGACGCCGCGCTCGTAGGTGCGCTGGCGGAAGCCGCCAGAGCCGTCGGGACTCGCCAGACAGACGTTCGTTCCCTTGGGGAAGGCGTCGGCGTAGCGAACCGGCGGCGCGACCGCCTCGAGGTCGACGTCGTCGACGTCGTCGACGAAGCTCACGGCGTGGGGAACGCCGGTGTTGACGACCGAGACTTCGAGGCCCTCGATCTCCTCGCGGAGGACCGGTTCGTCGGCTGCGACCGGGACCGCCGCGGGGTCGAACGTGAGGTCGGTCATCTCGATGACGACGTCCTCGCCGTCGCGGTCGGCGCGCAGCGTGCCCGCCTGCGTGTCGATCATCACGCTCTCGGTGCCCGTTCGATCCATCGCCCACTCGGCGGCGCAGCGAGCGCCGTTGCCGCACATGGGTGCCGTCGCGCCGTCGGGCTGGAACAGCGTCATCACGACGCGTGGCGGATTGAACGTCTCCTCGAGCGCGAGAAAGAGGATCCCGTCGGCACCGACGCCGTCGGTCCGATCGCACTCGCGCTCGGCGAGTGCGCCCCGATCGGGGACGTGTTCGTCCGCGTGGATAATTAGAAAGTCGTTGCCGGTACCGTGGTACTTCTGGAATGGGATACTCATCGTGCTATCGTACGCGTCCGTTGTCGGTGTCGCTCGCTCGGTCGTGGTCGTTCTTTCGGTCTGCGTTCGAAGCGCTCCGCGCTTCGCGTTCGACCCGCGTCACGTCGTCGACGGTCTCGCGGCGGCGAGCGAGC includes these proteins:
- a CDS encoding M20 family metallopeptidase, yielding MTGAGSADEAERDGAFDPIAFLETAVQFPSHEDVGPMREFLCETLADRGIEPHVDDAGNVLASRGVTKSEAETHVVLNTHIDTVSPHVPYERDADAPEAEGGPVVRGRGSCDAKGPLAALLSAFFATEPTDGRVTLAITPDEEVLSTGADALVSGDESPTRDADAVIVGEPTDLDVCTAAKGRFQGTIHLSGANAHAAEPETGTNAVAALEQALEAIRTFGDRADAPPAHPQLGAATLTPTVVEGGEATNQVPADCALTVDRRSVPPETAEEFREALTAHLRAAVPDGVGLEFRFTDRPTPFLEAWETDPDAPVVDILAAAAGGEVRPFTAATEASYFAADAPTVVFGPGVLADDEGAVAHAPREYVRVDAVREAARALEATLSELVA
- the dapF gene encoding diaminopimelate epimerase is translated as MSIPFQKYHGTGNDFLIIHADEHVPDRGALAERECDRTDGVGADGILFLALEETFNPPRVVMTLFQPDGATAPMCGNGARCAAEWAMDRTGTESVMIDTQAGTLRADRDGEDVVIEMTDLTFDPAAVPVAADEPVLREEIEGLEVSVVNTGVPHAVSFVDDVDDVDLEAVAPPVRYADAFPKGTNVCLASPDGSGGFRQRTYERGVEGETDSCGTGAVAIAVAARRLGLTDADPVDVSPPGGDLRVSFNDRGRPTLAGPVEHEFDGEVAVHSPVEL